In the Quercus lobata isolate SW786 chromosome 5, ValleyOak3.0 Primary Assembly, whole genome shotgun sequence genome, one interval contains:
- the LOC115992375 gene encoding CBL-interacting protein kinase 5 isoform X2, translating into MRKYELSRILGQGTFAKVYLAQNLKSGQSVAIKIIDKEKVLKVGLIDQIKREISVMHLVRHPNVIQLYEVMASKIKIYFSMEYVKGGELFNKVAKGKLKEDAARKYFQQLIGAVDFCHSRGVYHRDIKPENLLLDDNGNLKISDFGLSALWDSRRQDGLLHTTCGTPAYVAPEVINKKGYDGAKADIWSCGVVLFVLLAGYLPFQDTNLLEMYKKISRGEFKCPQWFPPEVRKLLSRILDTNPSTRINVAKIKENTWFKKGFKQFETPLPPPDGNNISVSDVQAAFASSGSDDDLNNKVGAETSHRRPPCFNAFDIISLSQGFDLSGLFEKDMSQRPRARFTSTKPASMIESKFEEIAEMERFKFMKKDGKVKLQGRKEGRKGQLAIDAEIFEVTPSFCVVELMKAAGDTLEYRNFCKQDLKPSLKDIVWNWQGSEQQQQQQKQ; encoded by the coding sequence ATGCGAAAGTATGAGCTTAGCCGCATACTTGGACAAGGGACATTTGCAAAGGTTTACTTGGCGCAAAACCTGAAGTCCGGTCAGAGTGTAGCCATTAAGATTATCGACAAGGAGAAGGTTTTAAAGGTGGGATTGATAGATCAAATCAAACGAGAAATCTCCGTGATGCACCTCGTTAGACATCCTAATGTTATTCAGCTCTATGAAGTCATGGCAAGCAAAATCAAGATTTATTTCTCCATGGAGTATGTGAAAGGTGGAGAGCTTTTCAACAAGGTTGCTAAAGGGAAGCTTAAGGAAGATGCGGCACGTAAATATTTTCAACAATTGATTGGGGCCGTGGATTTTTGTCATAGCCGAGGGGTGTATCACCGAGACATTAAACCAGAGAATCTCCTTCTTGATGACAATGGTAActtaaaaatttcagattttggctTGAGTGCATTGTGGGATTCCAGGAGACAAGATGGCCTTCTTCACACAACGTGTGGTACTCCAGCTTATGTTGCCCCGGAAGTAATTAACAAGAAAGGTTATGATGGAGCTAAGGCTGATATATGGTCATGTGGTGTGGTTCTCTTTGTTTTATTGGCAGGTTATCTTCCTTTCCAAGATACGAATCTCTTGGAAATGTATAAGAAGATTAGCAGAGGAGAATTTAAGTGCCCCCAGTGGTTCCCACCAGAGGTTCGAAAGCTTCTTTCAAGAATTCTTGACACCAATCCAAGCACAAGAATAAATGTGGCCAAGATCAAGGAGAATACTTGGTTCAAGAAGGGATTCAAACAGTTTGAAACCCCACTACCCCCTCCAGATGGTAACAACATCTCCGTTAGTGATGTTCAAGCTGCCTTTGCTTCATCAGGTTCTGATGATGATTTGAACAACAAAGTTGGTGCAGAAACAAGCCACAGGAGACCACCATGTTTCAATGCCTTTGATATTATCTCTCTTTCACAAGGATTTGATCTATCCGGCTTGTTTGAGAAGGACATGAGTCAGAGACCACGGGCAAGATTCACTAGTACAAAACCCGCCTCAATGATCGAGTCGAAATTTGAAGAAATAGCAGAGATGGAGAGATTTAAGTTCATGAAGAAAGATGGAAAGGTGAAATTACAGGGCAGAAAAGAAGGGAGAAAAGGACAACTTGCAATAGATGCTGAAATTTTTGAAGTTACACCTTCCTTTTGTGTTGTGGAGTTGATGAAAGCAGCAGGGGACACATTGGAATATAGAAATTTCTGTAAGCAGGATTTGAAGCCCTCACTCAAGGATATTGTATGGAATTGGCAAGGAAGtgagcaacaacaacaacaacaaaaacaatag
- the LOC115992375 gene encoding CBL-interacting serine/threonine-protein kinase 20 isoform X1 — protein MSLDPAFMQGGRRQGKMEKGTSAILMRKYELSRILGQGTFAKVYLAQNLKSGQSVAIKIIDKEKVLKVGLIDQIKREISVMHLVRHPNVIQLYEVMASKIKIYFSMEYVKGGELFNKVAKGKLKEDAARKYFQQLIGAVDFCHSRGVYHRDIKPENLLLDDNGNLKISDFGLSALWDSRRQDGLLHTTCGTPAYVAPEVINKKGYDGAKADIWSCGVVLFVLLAGYLPFQDTNLLEMYKKISRGEFKCPQWFPPEVRKLLSRILDTNPSTRINVAKIKENTWFKKGFKQFETPLPPPDGNNISVSDVQAAFASSGSDDDLNNKVGAETSHRRPPCFNAFDIISLSQGFDLSGLFEKDMSQRPRARFTSTKPASMIESKFEEIAEMERFKFMKKDGKVKLQGRKEGRKGQLAIDAEIFEVTPSFCVVELMKAAGDTLEYRNFCKQDLKPSLKDIVWNWQGSEQQQQQQKQ, from the exons ATGTCTCTTGACCCTGCCTTTATGCAAG gTGGAAGGAGACAAGGGAAAATGGAGAAAGGGACGAGTGCAATATTGATGCGAAAGTATGAGCTTAGCCGCATACTTGGACAAGGGACATTTGCAAAGGTTTACTTGGCGCAAAACCTGAAGTCCGGTCAGAGTGTAGCCATTAAGATTATCGACAAGGAGAAGGTTTTAAAGGTGGGATTGATAGATCAAATCAAACGAGAAATCTCCGTGATGCACCTCGTTAGACATCCTAATGTTATTCAGCTCTATGAAGTCATGGCAAGCAAAATCAAGATTTATTTCTCCATGGAGTATGTGAAAGGTGGAGAGCTTTTCAACAAGGTTGCTAAAGGGAAGCTTAAGGAAGATGCGGCACGTAAATATTTTCAACAATTGATTGGGGCCGTGGATTTTTGTCATAGCCGAGGGGTGTATCACCGAGACATTAAACCAGAGAATCTCCTTCTTGATGACAATGGTAActtaaaaatttcagattttggctTGAGTGCATTGTGGGATTCCAGGAGACAAGATGGCCTTCTTCACACAACGTGTGGTACTCCAGCTTATGTTGCCCCGGAAGTAATTAACAAGAAAGGTTATGATGGAGCTAAGGCTGATATATGGTCATGTGGTGTGGTTCTCTTTGTTTTATTGGCAGGTTATCTTCCTTTCCAAGATACGAATCTCTTGGAAATGTATAAGAAGATTAGCAGAGGAGAATTTAAGTGCCCCCAGTGGTTCCCACCAGAGGTTCGAAAGCTTCTTTCAAGAATTCTTGACACCAATCCAAGCACAAGAATAAATGTGGCCAAGATCAAGGAGAATACTTGGTTCAAGAAGGGATTCAAACAGTTTGAAACCCCACTACCCCCTCCAGATGGTAACAACATCTCCGTTAGTGATGTTCAAGCTGCCTTTGCTTCATCAGGTTCTGATGATGATTTGAACAACAAAGTTGGTGCAGAAACAAGCCACAGGAGACCACCATGTTTCAATGCCTTTGATATTATCTCTCTTTCACAAGGATTTGATCTATCCGGCTTGTTTGAGAAGGACATGAGTCAGAGACCACGGGCAAGATTCACTAGTACAAAACCCGCCTCAATGATCGAGTCGAAATTTGAAGAAATAGCAGAGATGGAGAGATTTAAGTTCATGAAGAAAGATGGAAAGGTGAAATTACAGGGCAGAAAAGAAGGGAGAAAAGGACAACTTGCAATAGATGCTGAAATTTTTGAAGTTACACCTTCCTTTTGTGTTGTGGAGTTGATGAAAGCAGCAGGGGACACATTGGAATATAGAAATTTCTGTAAGCAGGATTTGAAGCCCTCACTCAAGGATATTGTATGGAATTGGCAAGGAAGtgagcaacaacaacaacaacaaaaacaatag